In Blautia wexlerae DSM 19850, a single window of DNA contains:
- a CDS encoding peptidoglycan-binding protein, which translates to MAFYHMQMQQENIDTGQYQVTVSDRLNNRPIENARVRISYTGAPDSTIEEVATDSSGRTPVIELKAPPLEYSMEPVEQQPYSEYTIQIEAEGFEPKEIAGSQVLADTLSRQPTTLNVMESGETFQRIVIPPHTLFYEYPPKIEEAEIKPINENGEIVLSKVVIPEYIVVHDGPVNDSAAGNYYVRYKDYIKNVASSEIYATWPDDTIRANILAIMSFTLNRVYTEWYRNKGYDFTITSSTAYDHKWIYGRNIFASIDRIVDELFENYLSRPNVRQPILTQYCDGKQVQCRNRGWMTQWGSKALGDQGYSAIEILRTFYGNDMYINVAEAISGIPASWPGYDLDIGASGNKVRQIQEQLNTIAEAYPAVPVVTADGIYGPETQNSVRIFQSIFGLDQTGIVDYPTWYKIQEIYVAVSRIAELR; encoded by the coding sequence ATGGCTTTTTATCATATGCAGATGCAGCAGGAAAATATAGATACAGGACAATATCAGGTTACCGTATCAGACCGGCTGAACAATCGTCCCATAGAAAACGCACGCGTCAGAATCTCCTACACAGGAGCACCCGACAGTACCATTGAAGAAGTGGCAACAGATTCCTCCGGACGCACTCCTGTTATCGAACTTAAGGCTCCACCTCTGGAATACAGTATGGAACCGGTTGAACAACAGCCCTACTCAGAATATACCATTCAGATCGAAGCAGAAGGATTTGAACCAAAAGAAATCGCAGGAAGCCAGGTATTAGCAGATACTTTATCCAGACAGCCAACAACGCTGAATGTCATGGAATCCGGCGAAACTTTCCAGAGAATTGTAATTCCTCCGCATACGTTGTTCTATGAATATCCTCCCAAAATCGAAGAAGCCGAGATAAAACCAATAAATGAAAACGGTGAAATTGTATTAAGCAAAGTCGTTATCCCTGAATATATAGTGGTACACGACGGACCTGTCAACGATTCCGCTGCAGGCAATTATTATGTACGCTACAAAGATTACATCAAAAATGTAGCCAGCAGCGAAATCTATGCCACCTGGCCCGACGACACCATCCGGGCAAATATTCTGGCTATCATGTCTTTTACTCTGAACAGGGTTTATACGGAATGGTACCGGAACAAAGGTTATGACTTTACAATCACTTCCTCCACTGCCTATGATCACAAATGGATCTATGGCAGGAATATCTTTGCCAGCATTGACCGCATTGTAGATGAACTGTTTGAGAATTATCTTTCCAGACCAAATGTACGTCAGCCAATCCTTACTCAGTACTGTGACGGCAAACAGGTACAATGCCGAAACAGAGGCTGGATGACACAATGGGGAAGCAAGGCACTGGGCGATCAGGGATACTCTGCCATTGAAATCCTACGGACTTTTTACGGAAATGATATGTATATCAATGTGGCGGAAGCAATCTCCGGCATCCCCGCCTCCTGGCCAGGATATGATCTGGATATCGGTGCATCTGGAAATAAGGTAAGACAGATTCAGGAACAGTTAAACACAATCGCAGAAGCTTATCCAGCTGTCCCTGTTGTCACCGCAGATGGAATTTACGGACCTGAGACCCAAAATTCCGTCAGGATTTTCCAGAGCATTTTCGGTCTGGACCAGACAGGAATCGTAGACTATCCAACCTGGTACAAAATTCAGGAGATCTACGTGGCAGTCAGCAGGATTGCTGAGTTGCGTTAG
- a CDS encoding deoxyguanosinetriphosphate triphosphohydrolase, with product MNIRESMEQREQKMLSPYAALSLCSRGRERQEEECDVRTVYQRDRDRILHSKAFRRMKDKTQVFVAPQGDHYRTRLTHTLEVSQIARTIAKALRLNEDLVEAIALGHDLGHTPFGHAGERALDAVNPDGFAHYKQSVRVAQVLEKNGEGLNLTWEVRDGILNHRTSGNPSTLEGKVVRLSDKIAYIHHDMDDAQRAGIISEDDIPVTLRMLLGYTTRERLNTFVHDVIENSLEQDTIKMSAEIYEAMMDLRALMFQNVYENPAAHKEEEKVVKMLTELYEYYVEYPEAMSKEYRELIVRGEKKEQAVCDYLSGMTDQYSIRKFREIYIPKAWEVY from the coding sequence ATGAATATCAGAGAAAGCATGGAACAGCGTGAACAAAAGATGCTCAGTCCTTATGCTGCTTTGAGTCTTTGTTCCAGAGGCAGAGAGCGGCAGGAGGAAGAATGCGATGTACGGACTGTCTATCAGAGAGACAGGGACAGGATCCTTCATAGTAAAGCTTTTCGCAGGATGAAGGATAAGACACAGGTTTTTGTGGCGCCCCAGGGTGACCATTACAGGACCAGACTGACACATACTCTTGAGGTATCACAGATTGCCAGAACAATAGCGAAGGCACTGAGACTGAATGAAGATCTTGTAGAAGCGATCGCACTTGGACATGACCTGGGACATACTCCCTTTGGACATGCAGGTGAGAGGGCTCTTGATGCAGTGAATCCAGATGGTTTTGCCCACTATAAACAGAGCGTCAGGGTTGCACAGGTACTGGAGAAGAACGGCGAAGGGTTGAATCTCACATGGGAGGTCCGGGATGGTATCCTGAATCACAGAACCAGTGGGAATCCGTCTACTCTCGAAGGAAAGGTAGTAAGACTTTCGGACAAGATCGCCTATATTCATCATGATATGGATGATGCACAGCGGGCGGGGATTATTTCTGAGGATGATATTCCGGTCACGCTTCGGATGCTGCTCGGTTATACAACCAGAGAGCGGCTCAATACATTTGTTCATGATGTGATAGAGAACAGTCTTGAGCAGGATACCATAAAGATGTCAGCAGAGATCTACGAGGCAATGATGGATCTGCGGGCTCTCATGTTTCAGAATGTATATGAGAATCCGGCAGCCCATAAGGAAGAGGAAAAGGTAGTGAAGATGCTGACGGAGTTATATGAATATTATGTCGAATACCCGGAAGCAATGTCAAAAGAATACAGGGAGCTGATCGTGCGTGGAGAGAAGAAGGAACAGGCAGTATGTGACTATCTCTCAGGAATGACAGACCAGTATTCTATAAGGAAATTCCGGGAGATTTACATACCAAAAGCATGGGAAGTCTATTAA
- the dnaG gene encoding DNA primase, whose translation MRYSDDIIEEVRMKNDIVDVVSQYVKLNKRGSTYFGLCPFHNEKTPSFSVTPAKQMYYCFGCGAGGNVFNFVMEYENYTFGEALKHLADRAGVQLPKIEYSGEAKKKAERRAALLEINKLAAGYFYYQLRRESGRQAHEYLTGRGLSEETIRKFGLGYSDKYSDDLYKYLKSKNYSDELLRDSGLFNVDERRGMYDKFWNRVIFPIMDVNNRVIGFGGRVMGDGKPKYLNSPETTIFDKSRNLYGLNVARTTRKNYLILCEGYMDVISMHQAGFTNAVASLGTALTSGHASLLKRYTQEVLLLYDSDDAGVRAALRAIPILREAGVSSRVVNLKPHKDPDEFIKALGAEEFEKRLEQAMDSFMFRIHMAEREFPMEEPQGQNRFFERCAQMLLELSDELERNLYIEAIVKDYRSSGISVENLKKRVGALAMKGTPAEQRIQPKPVGAGQQKKKESAAEKAQKLMLTWLVTYPGIFDTVEKYIQPSDFVVPLYRQVAEMLYQQHRDGDVNPARLMNAFIDSEEQREVSSLFNATIHLETPEEQNRAFSDAVIRIKDESLKERNRTWDPTDIQGLQELVKAKKELEELGRKRQQLHISFE comes from the coding sequence ATGCGTTATTCAGACGATATCATTGAAGAAGTCAGGATGAAGAATGATATTGTAGATGTTGTATCCCAGTATGTGAAGCTGAACAAAAGAGGAAGTACCTATTTTGGACTTTGTCCGTTTCATAATGAGAAAACGCCCTCTTTTTCGGTAACACCGGCGAAGCAGATGTATTACTGCTTCGGATGCGGAGCAGGCGGGAATGTATTTAATTTTGTGATGGAATATGAGAATTATACCTTTGGGGAGGCACTGAAGCATCTGGCAGACAGGGCAGGGGTGCAGCTTCCGAAGATTGAATATTCCGGAGAAGCAAAGAAGAAAGCAGAACGTCGAGCTGCCCTTCTGGAGATCAATAAGCTTGCAGCAGGATATTTCTATTATCAGCTGCGTCGTGAGAGTGGCAGACAGGCACATGAATATCTGACAGGCAGAGGACTCAGTGAGGAGACGATCAGGAAGTTTGGCCTGGGATATTCGGATAAGTACAGTGACGATCTGTACAAATATCTGAAGTCAAAGAATTACAGTGACGAACTGCTGCGGGATTCCGGCCTGTTCAATGTGGATGAACGCAGGGGAATGTATGACAAGTTCTGGAACAGGGTTATTTTCCCGATCATGGATGTGAATAACCGCGTGATCGGATTTGGAGGCAGAGTGATGGGTGACGGAAAGCCGAAGTACCTGAACTCGCCGGAGACTACGATCTTTGATAAAAGCCGGAATCTGTACGGGCTGAATGTTGCAAGAACCACGAGAAAAAATTATCTGATCCTGTGTGAAGGATATATGGATGTGATATCCATGCATCAGGCAGGGTTTACCAATGCGGTGGCATCGCTGGGAACGGCACTTACTTCCGGACATGCAAGTCTGCTGAAGCGTTACACTCAGGAGGTATTGCTTCTGTATGACAGTGATGATGCAGGCGTGAGGGCTGCCCTTCGTGCCATTCCGATCCTGAGGGAAGCAGGTGTTTCTTCGAGAGTGGTAAATCTTAAGCCGCATAAAGATCCGGATGAATTTATCAAGGCACTTGGAGCGGAAGAGTTTGAGAAACGTCTGGAGCAGGCTATGGACAGCTTTATGTTCCGCATACATATGGCAGAGCGGGAATTTCCAATGGAGGAACCCCAGGGACAGAACCGTTTCTTTGAGCGGTGTGCGCAGATGCTTCTGGAGCTTTCCGATGAACTGGAGAGAAATCTTTATATAGAAGCAATCGTAAAGGATTACAGAAGCAGTGGGATCAGTGTGGAGAATCTGAAAAAGAGAGTCGGAGCTCTTGCGATGAAGGGAACTCCGGCAGAGCAGAGAATTCAGCCTAAACCTGTGGGAGCAGGTCAGCAAAAGAAGAAGGAGAGTGCAGCAGAGAAAGCACAGAAGCTGATGCTTACCTGGCTGGTAACTTATCCGGGCATATTTGACACAGTGGAAAAATATATCCAGCCTTCAGATTTCGTGGTTCCTCTGTACAGGCAGGTGGCAGAGATGCTTTACCAGCAGCACAGGGATGGCGATGTGAATCCTGCAAGGCTGATGAATGCTTTCATTGACAGTGAAGAGCAGAGAGAGGTTTCATCTCTTTTTAATGCAACGATCCATCTGGAGACTCCGGAGGAACAGAACCGGGCTTTTTCGGATGCTGTGATCAGGATTAAGGATGAGAGTCTGAAAGAGAGAAACAGAACCTGGGATCCCACAGATATACAGGGACTGCAGGAACTTGTAAAAGCAAAGAAAGAACTGGAAGAGCTTGGAAGAAAGCGGCAGCAGCTGCATATTTCTTTTGAATAA
- the rpoD gene encoding RNA polymerase sigma factor RpoD, with the protein MEMNMGKFSEKLVELLELAKKKKNVLEYQEINDFFKDQPLGVEQMEKVFDFLEASGVDVLRITDSNADDMILDDDDADIDKLDEEEIELDKIDLSVPEGVSIEDPVRMYLKEIGKVPLLSAEEEIELAKRMENGDEAAKKRLAEANLRLVVSIAKRYVGRGMLFLDLIQEGNLGLIKAVEKFDYRKGYKFSTYATWWIRQAITRAIADQARTIRIPVHMVETINKLIRVSRQLLQELGREPTPEEIAKEMDMSVERVREILKISQEPVSLETPIGEEEDSHLGDFIQDDNVPVPADAAAFTLLKEQLVEVLSTLTDREQKVLRLRFGLDDGRARTLEEVGKEFNVTRERIRQIEAKALRKLRHPSRSRKLKDYLD; encoded by the coding sequence ATGGAAATGAATATGGGTAAATTCAGTGAAAAACTGGTAGAACTTCTGGAGCTTGCCAAAAAGAAAAAGAATGTACTGGAATACCAGGAAATCAATGACTTCTTTAAGGACCAGCCACTGGGAGTTGAACAGATGGAGAAAGTATTTGACTTTCTGGAAGCCAGTGGAGTGGATGTGCTTAGGATTACAGACAGTAATGCAGATGATATGATCCTGGATGATGACGATGCAGACATTGATAAGCTGGATGAAGAAGAGATTGAGCTTGACAAGATCGATCTTTCTGTTCCTGAAGGTGTAAGCATCGAGGATCCGGTACGTATGTATCTGAAGGAAATTGGTAAGGTTCCGCTTCTTTCAGCAGAAGAGGAAATCGAACTTGCAAAGAGAATGGAGAATGGGGATGAGGCTGCCAAGAAACGTCTGGCAGAAGCAAACCTTCGTCTTGTTGTCAGCATTGCAAAGAGATATGTGGGACGTGGAATGCTTTTCCTTGACCTGATCCAGGAAGGTAACTTAGGTCTGATCAAAGCGGTTGAGAAATTTGATTACCGCAAGGGTTATAAATTCAGTACCTATGCTACATGGTGGATCCGTCAGGCAATCACCAGAGCAATCGCAGACCAGGCACGTACCATCCGTATTCCGGTGCATATGGTTGAGACTATTAACAAACTGATCCGCGTTTCCCGTCAGTTACTGCAGGAGCTTGGACGTGAACCTACGCCGGAAGAAATTGCAAAAGAGATGGATATGTCTGTAGAGCGTGTACGTGAGATCCTTAAGATCTCCCAGGAGCCTGTATCTCTGGAGACACCTATCGGTGAGGAAGAGGACAGCCACCTTGGAGACTTTATCCAGGATGACAATGTACCTGTACCTGCAGATGCAGCAGCATTTACTTTGCTGAAAGAGCAGCTGGTAGAGGTTCTGAGCACATTGACAGACAGAGAGCAGAAAGTATTGCGCCTGCGTTTTGGCCTGGACGATGGACGTGCCAGAACTCTGGAGGAAGTTGGTAAGGAATTTAATGTAACAAGAGAACGTATCCGTCAGATTGAGGCAAAGGCGCTCCGCAAGCTTCGTCATCCGAGCCGCAGCCGTAAACTGAAGGATTATCTGGACTAA
- a CDS encoding tRNA (adenine(22)-N(1))-methyltransferase, whose protein sequence is MQLSLRLSAIAGLVTRGNRLVDVGCDHGYLPVSLYLDGKIPGAIAMDVRKGPLSRAQEHISQYGLDAYIETRLSDGLEALKPGEGDTLVIAGMGGPLMERILTDGAEVRESFREMILQPQSDIPHFRRFVRKIGWQITEEEMVLEDGKFYPMMKVIHGEKMHISEDTPYTLDEWFGGMLLERKHPVLREYLERELRIRNEILDRLKNAPNAEKRAGEIEEEKQAVIAALEEYEGI, encoded by the coding sequence ATGCAGCTTTCATTACGTTTATCTGCAATAGCAGGCCTGGTGACCAGGGGAAACAGACTTGTGGATGTGGGATGCGATCATGGATACCTGCCGGTTTCGCTTTATCTGGATGGAAAGATTCCGGGTGCGATTGCCATGGATGTAAGAAAAGGCCCGTTGTCCAGAGCGCAGGAACATATTTCTCAGTATGGACTGGACGCATACATAGAAACCCGGCTTTCAGACGGACTTGAGGCTTTGAAACCGGGAGAGGGCGACACTCTTGTGATCGCAGGAATGGGTGGCCCTCTCATGGAGAGGATTCTTACTGACGGGGCAGAGGTCAGGGAGAGCTTTCGGGAAATGATCCTGCAGCCTCAGTCAGATATCCCCCATTTTCGCAGATTTGTCAGAAAAATCGGCTGGCAGATCACAGAGGAGGAGATGGTTCTGGAGGATGGCAAGTTTTATCCTATGATGAAGGTAATTCATGGAGAAAAGATGCATATTTCAGAAGATACTCCTTATACTTTAGATGAGTGGTTTGGAGGAATGCTTCTGGAAAGAAAGCATCCTGTTCTGCGGGAGTATCTGGAAAGAGAGCTTCGCATCCGCAATGAGATTCTTGACAGATTAAAGAATGCGCCCAATGCAGAGAAGCGTGCGGGCGAGATAGAGGAGGAAAAGCAGGCAGTTATTGCTGCTTTAGAGGAATATGAAGGCATATGA
- a CDS encoding Nif3-like dinuclear metal center hexameric protein, whose translation MKAYELTSWLEKKYPSDAAEDWDNVGLLAGDDTNEISHVFLALDLTEETLGEAIEDGADMIITHHPMIFSGIKKINNHSFTGRKILTLIQKGIVYYAMHTNYDVLGMADLSADYTKMHDTTVLSVTEEREGEVQGFGRVGKLPREMTLREYAQLVKESLKLNDVKVYGNLDSMVKCAAVCTGSGKSMIKDVIKAGADVYVTGDIDHHTGIDTVAQGLALIDAGHYGTEYIFMDAMKKELTQAFPELKISCAEVKSPYTIL comes from the coding sequence ATGAAGGCATATGAACTGACCTCCTGGCTGGAGAAAAAGTACCCGTCAGATGCAGCAGAGGACTGGGATAACGTAGGACTTCTCGCAGGAGATGATACAAATGAGATCAGCCATGTGTTTCTGGCTCTGGATCTGACAGAGGAAACACTGGGTGAGGCCATAGAGGATGGGGCAGATATGATCATTACCCATCATCCCATGATCTTTTCCGGAATTAAGAAGATCAATAATCACAGCTTTACAGGAAGAAAGATCCTTACGCTGATACAGAAAGGAATTGTTTATTATGCGATGCATACCAATTATGATGTGCTGGGTATGGCGGATCTGAGTGCAGACTATACGAAGATGCATGATACCACAGTCCTTTCCGTAACTGAAGAGAGAGAGGGGGAAGTACAGGGCTTTGGCAGAGTTGGGAAACTTCCCCGGGAAATGACGCTGAGAGAGTATGCACAGCTTGTCAAAGAGTCTCTGAAGTTAAATGATGTAAAGGTTTATGGGAATCTGGACAGCATGGTAAAATGTGCTGCTGTATGTACAGGATCAGGCAAGAGCATGATCAAGGATGTCATTAAGGCCGGTGCGGATGTGTATGTGACCGGTGATATCGACCACCATACAGGAATTGATACGGTTGCGCAGGGACTGGCGCTGATCGACGCCGGACACTATGGAACAGAATATATTTTTATGGATGCAATGAAAAAAGAACTGACACAGGCATTTCCGGAACTGAAAATCTCCTGTGCAGAGGTAAAGAGCCCGTACACGATTCTGTGA
- a CDS encoding nucleoside kinase: MGQKMYNVTIQGITKQYPEKIPYSEIVKEYEGSTDAPVMLVIVNGRLRELHKHLKADCEIEFVTSKDPIGHKTYCRSASLILLKAIYDVAGQENIDSVVIHYSVGSGYYFTMKGPMALDQEFIDKVKAQMHRIVDENLPIVKRSVSTSEAVALFHKHHMYDKEKLFNYRRSSAVNLYSIGSFEDYFYGFMANHTGYIKTFDLFLYEGGFVLQLPTQNEPDRIPEFKPREKIFRVQKESQEWGDKLDIATVGDLNEKVTRGGIQDILLIQEAMQEAKISEIASEIATAGNKKFVMIAGPSSSGKTTFSHRLSIQLAAHGMKPHPIAVDNYFIDRHLTPVDEFGEKNFECLEAIDVEQFNKDMLELLEGKRVEMPVFNFKTGTREYKGDFLQLDKDDILVIEGIHGLNDRLSYALPKESKFKIYLSALTQLNIDEHNRIPTTDGRLIRRIVRDARTRGTSAKETIARWPSVRRGEEQNIFPFQEDADVMFNSALIYELACLKVYAEPLLFGIAKDEPEYTEAKRLLKFFEYFVPVPSEAVPNNSILREFIGGSCFNV; encoded by the coding sequence ATGGGACAGAAAATGTATAACGTTACGATACAGGGAATAACAAAACAATATCCTGAGAAGATTCCTTACAGTGAGATTGTAAAGGAATACGAAGGAAGTACGGATGCACCTGTAATGCTGGTGATCGTAAATGGCAGGCTGAGAGAACTGCATAAGCATCTCAAGGCAGACTGTGAGATTGAATTTGTGACATCCAAAGATCCGATCGGACACAAAACTTATTGCAGAAGTGCAAGTCTGATTCTTCTGAAAGCAATTTATGATGTGGCAGGGCAGGAAAATATAGACAGTGTAGTGATCCATTATTCTGTAGGCAGTGGCTATTATTTTACAATGAAAGGACCTATGGCGCTGGATCAGGAATTTATTGATAAGGTAAAGGCGCAGATGCACAGGATCGTGGACGAGAATCTTCCCATTGTAAAGCGAAGTGTAAGCACTAGTGAGGCAGTTGCACTTTTTCATAAGCATCATATGTATGACAAAGAGAAGCTGTTTAATTACCGCAGAAGCTCTGCGGTGAATCTTTACAGTATTGGAAGTTTTGAGGATTATTTCTACGGTTTTATGGCGAACCATACGGGATATATTAAGACGTTTGATCTGTTTTTGTATGAGGGTGGTTTCGTACTGCAGCTTCCGACTCAGAATGAACCGGACCGGATACCTGAATTTAAACCGAGGGAGAAGATTTTTCGTGTGCAGAAGGAATCTCAGGAATGGGGAGATAAACTGGATATTGCGACAGTCGGTGATCTGAATGAAAAGGTTACCAGAGGCGGTATCCAGGATATTTTGCTGATCCAGGAGGCTATGCAGGAGGCAAAGATTTCGGAAATCGCATCTGAGATTGCCACAGCCGGAAACAAGAAGTTTGTTATGATCGCAGGTCCGTCTTCTTCCGGAAAGACTACGTTTTCACACAGGCTGTCTATTCAGCTGGCTGCCCATGGAATGAAACCGCATCCGATCGCAGTGGATAATTATTTCATTGACAGGCACCTGACTCCTGTAGATGAGTTTGGGGAAAAGAATTTTGAGTGTCTGGAAGCGATTGATGTGGAGCAGTTTAATAAAGATATGCTTGAGCTTTTGGAAGGAAAAAGGGTAGAGATGCCGGTTTTCAATTTCAAAACAGGAACCAGAGAATATAAAGGTGATTTTCTGCAGCTGGATAAAGACGATATTCTGGTGATCGAGGGAATTCATGGATTGAATGACAGGCTTAGCTATGCGCTGCCAAAGGAGAGCAAATTTAAGATTTATCTCAGCGCTCTGACTCAGCTGAATATTGATGAACATAACAGGATTCCTACTACGGATGGCCGTCTGATCCGCAGAATTGTAAGAGATGCCCGCACCAGAGGGACTTCCGCGAAAGAGACAATTGCAAGATGGCCGTCTGTGCGCAGAGGTGAAGAACAGAATATCTTTCCGTTCCAGGAGGATGCAGATGTAATGTTTAATTCTGCGCTGATCTATGAACTGGCATGCCTGAAAGTATATGCGGAACCGCTTTTGTTTGGGATTGCCAAGGACGAACCGGAGTATACAGAGGCGAAGAGGCTGCTGAAGTTCTTTGAATATTTTGTTCCGGTGCCAAGCGAGGCAGTGCCGAATAATTCGATTTTAAGAGAATTTATCGGCGGAAGCTGCTTTAATGTGTAA